The nucleotide sequence GATAATACTTTAACTGTTAATTGTGCTATGTTAGTCCAATCTAGCCAATTAAAAACAGCATCAGAAATTTGGAGACTAGATCCATCTGTATCTTCTGGGGAGTATACACCGATTTTACCTGTATTTGTACTACCGTCCTTGGCTTTAACATAGGATTCCATTATATGGACATACGCACCATATTTATAGCATTTTTTTACATCCTCTATAGTTCCAAAAACACGATGCTGTAAAGTACCATTGAGGGTGTTCGAATTGAAAGTTCTACCAATGGTCATTACTCCTGAACGAAATGAACATCCTTCGGGTGTTCTGTTTTTTCCTGCCATAGTTTTAAAGTGCTGTAAATTCTCGAATGCAAAGGTTGGAGAAACATAACTTGTCAATAATAAAACACTAGTCAATAACAATGAAAGTACATTTCTAATATTCATAAAATACTACTCCTCCTCCCCATACTCGTCGGTATCAAATTCCTGTTGATTATCAGCTAACTCTTGGCGTTCTTCTTCAGTAGTTCCTCTTATCGGTTTGTCGGAATTACCGAAAGTAATATAAGAGAAGTCAGAGATAGTACCTACACTAATAGCGCCCTCCATTTTGGAAAAGTCTTTGTTCCATGCAAAAGTTAGCGAACTAACTTCCTTATTTCCATCTTTAGATTTAAAGGTCGAATCTGCATCTAGAAAGTAAACTTCTTTCCCTTCAGAGTTAATTGATTTAACTAAACTGCCTTCTTCAATAGGAAAAGTGAATTTTTCATTCCCAATTTTAACAGTAGCTTTTCCTGAAACATCACGCTGTTCTTTACTGTCCTTTTGTTTTTTGAATTTGAGGCTTAATTTAACATCCCCTTTAATTTCATCCAAAGGATCGATCCCAAATTTTGAGTTAAAGGACTGAGCGAATTTTTCTTCTGTTTTAAATATTTTCTTCAAACTATGTTCCTTAATATCCATTTCAATGGTTGTAGGGTTTGCTTCTGTTTTTGTACTTATCAAGAATAGAAAAATAAAAGGTAAAAGCAATAATGAAAATAGTATTTTTTTAGATTTTTGCAACAATAATACCCACTCCTTTTTCGTGTGTTTATTGTATTTTATAACTTCATTTACATATTTTCCAATATATAACTAAATTTGCTTTTCTGATGTGGATTTGCGAGTAAAATTGATTAGTTAAGAAGTAAATGAACTGATTCACTTTTGTAAATGAATATAAACTCCTCAATAAAAGGAATGTTGATAAAAGTCATTCAAAGAAAATATTGCTCCTTAATACTCGCTATTTTTGCGGGTTGAAATTATGATTGACTTTGTCAACAACCCTTTGCGTGGAGCAGAGGGTTGTTGTTTTTGATCATAAAAAAACCCGTCCGTATTGCGGTAGTGGCAAAATGGATGGGCTTTGGACAACGCTTATGAGGTAGCCTTGTTTCTTCGAATGCTTCGCTGGCGCAGCCATTCCGGCAAGATGATTCCGAGTAAAATGATCACGACTCCGCTCACTTGGAGTATAGAGACAGATTCATTCAAAATGACATAGGAGGAGAGCACAGCCATAGGTAGCTCAGCTGCTCCTAAAATAGCTCCCATCCCCGGTCCTATGTGGGGCATACCATAATTGAAAAAAACGGTCGGGATGAAAATACCGAAGAAGGCGAGCAAAAATACGTATGGAAACAACCCGTCCAACAATGCTCCGTTGAATAGAAAAACGGGTGGGTAAATCAGACTGGCCAACAGAAAAGAGCCAGTCGCCATGCTGGAACTACGAATCCACGGATTAACAGCAATGGCGATTTTCCCGCTAAACAAAATAAACAACGTAAAAGAAACGGCTGAGAGAAGACCGAAGACGACACCAAGGATATGGAATTGGGCCAATCCGCCACTCTCAAAAATTCCTCCTGCAAGAAGGGTCCCTGTCAGCAGCAACAGGAGGGAAAAAATCGTCTCCTTTCCAGGCATTCGGCGAGTCATCACAGCTTCAACCAGTACGCCCATCCATGTGAACTGAAACAAAAGGACGATGGCGATCGAGGCTGGGATATATTGCAGGGCATTGTAGTACATAATTCCGGTGGAACCGACAGACAGACCTACGGCGACCAATAATAGCAACTGGCGAAGGGGAGGCTTGGTCCGCAGGAAAAAAAGAGCGGGTATCCAGGTCAGCACAAAGCCCAAAAACATTTGCCCACCAATTACTTCTGCGGGCGAATAGCCTTGCTTGTAGGCAAGCTTTACGATGGTTGATAGTATGCCGTAACTACATGCTCCGAGAAAAACCAGGAGGATGTATCTCATCTGATGCATCTCCTCACATACGATAATAATTCTTAGCTAGGATATTACGACAGCGTCCGTTTGTCTATGGATGAAGAAGATTCCATTTTTGGTTCGAACAAAGGTTTACGTTTGATCCCAGCGGGAAATAGTGAAGTGACACTATATAATCGTACCCACTAACAATGGTGTAGCTATAGGTTTGGTGAACAGCTTGGAAAAAAGGGGGAGGCTTGTGTACCTGAAGTGGAGGGATCGATTATTTTCCACATTTTTATTGTTGATTCTAGGGCCGACTATTCTTGTTTGCTTCCTTTTTTTTGATCAAGCCAAAGCGGCCGTGTTTGAACTATACAAAACGAACATGGACGCGAATATAGGGCTCGTCGATGAACGGCTTTTGTCCCTTTTTCAGTCTATCCAAAAGGATACCGATGAATTGGCGAATAGACTAGCCAAACGTCTCACAGAGGAACCATCTTTTGTCGAAGGAAAAAAGAATGGCTTTAGACGTGAATGGACATCACAGGAACAGGTCCAAAATCTATTCGAGCGTTTCTCTCGCAACCAAAAAGTGGTAGGAAATATTGTTTATCTCGGCGAGGATGGAAGAGTTTTCTTATTACATGAAGATAAGAGCTGGAGTGCGGATAATCAATTTATGGAACGAGAGCAATGGGGAACTGGAGAAAACAGGGTAGATTTTCTTACAAAAAGGGAGCAAGAGAAGCGCCCAAGATCATTTTTTCTCGAGAAGCGCCTGGAGAGCTCGAATCCAAAAGCTACGGGACTTTTATTGGTGGAAATCAATCTGGATAAACTGACTGACTGGGTCCGCACCTATGTCGTTCCAAAAGAGTATGGCATGATGGTCCTATCCCCCTCCCGAACTATTATGATTCACACCGATAAAGCTATGATTGGAAATCATGTTTCGACGCTTCCTCATTATGAATTGGTACACAGGCAGTGGGAACAATCCAATGAAAAAGGACTCTTTTCTTTGCTTATCCAAGGCAAGGACATTTACGTATACCGTCTAGTGTCTGAAAAAAGCGGTGGTGCTTATTTTGAATGGTTGCCAAGAGAGGGGATTAATGAACGATTACAACAATTGAACCTCATCTTTTGTTTCACCCTTTTTATCGTAGTCTTATTTGCCTGTTATGTGGCACACCGTTTATCAAAATGGATTGGTGAGCCGATTTATAGCTTGGTATCGGCCACTGATTCCTTGTTGAAAGGTGATTTTTCCATACGCGTCCCGATACATGGGATGAAAGAAATAACGCTACTAGAGAATAAGTTCAACACGATGGCAGAACAGATGCATGCGTTAATTATCCGCGAGCGGGAGTATTCGCAACAGAGCCTGGATCAAATCGTTCGGAGCTTTTATTTAGCGGTAGAGATGAAGGACCCTTATACAGCCGGACATACAGAACGAGTTACGCACTATGCCCTTATCATTTATGATTATTTACAGCAACAGGAACAGCTTGCAGTTTCACGAGATGATTTACGTTATGCTGGCTTAATGCATGATATCGGAAAAGTAGCCATTCCTGACCACGTCCTTTTAAAAACAGGGAAGCTATCGCCTGACGAGTATGAATGCATGAAAACTCATTCCATTATCAGTGGAAAAATTGTAGAGCAAATAGAAAACCTGTCACATATCAGTTTAGGGGTACGGCATCATCATGAGCGATGGGATGGAAAAGGTTATCCTGATCAGCTCAAAGGGGAAGAAATCCCGCTGATTGGGCGTATTCTTGCCGTTGCAGATACGTTTGATGCTATGACCTCTACACGTTCCTATCGCAAAGCCATGTCGGCAAAAGAGGCGTACGAAGAAATTCTCCGCTGCCAAGGTACACAGTTCGACCCCTCTATTGTTTCGATTTTTAAGAAGGCTTTTGAGGATGGAGCTATTCAGATTACACAATCAGCGGATTGTAAGGGAAGAGTTAGTAAGGATAGAGAGATTTCCTAGCGCTGGATAGGTTTACTCCTTGCTATCGGCTACTAACTTTGGTATTCTAATTCTACCGTGCTAGACGGGGAGGTTGCGGTGCCCTGTAACCTGCAATCCGCAATAGCAGGGTTGAATTCCTATCCTAGGTTTTCTTATGTGAGGCTGCCTTATGGCGGCGGTGTTGAGGAGCGGGTCCTGTGCAACGCGAACCCATGAATCTGGTCAGGTCCGGAAGGAAGCAGCCATAAGTGGATCATCGCGTGTGCCGCAGGGTAGCCTGCTCTGAGCTGCTACCATAAGTAACGCTCGGATAAGGATTATCGAAGATAGGTGCACGGTACTTATCACGCATGTACAGATAGCATGTTTCCGAAGGGAAGCATGCTATTTTTATTTTGCGATCCAATTATTTTTTGTTGGAAATTGACGATAACTAGCGAAACATTTCCATGCTTTTTAGGTGGATAGAATGAAGGTTTTACGAGTATTTTCACGAATTTTCATAATAGGCGGAAAGGATTTCGTTTCTTTCCTTTCAAAATACGTCATAGGCCAGGAGGGACAAGCTATGAGTGCACTTTCTTCGTTACATCTCGTTGGCTCGTCCGGTCGATTGCAGCGGTTCATGCATCAACTGCCTACTGCCGTTTTATTGGTGAATCAAGCGGGTAGTATCGTGGAGGTCAACGAACAACTGCTTCGTATAACCGGATATTCACGCGATCAACTTATCAATAAGCCTATCAGCTCTCTTCTTCCCCATCGAGGTTCCATGGAGCACCTGTATGAGGAATATTTGCGAAAGGAAGAAGAAGTGGGAACCAAAGGCGAGGTCGAACTAGAATGGTGTGATAAACAGGGGAGGTGCAGGAACACGTCTGTCATGATCATGGCACAGCAAGCAGAAGAACTTCTGTACATGATCCATTTTCCCCAACTCGTAAAAGAGAGCGATCGGCTTTTGTCGCAACGATTGTTGACCAAACTGACCTATGATACAAGCATGGGCTTGTTTATCCTCGACGAGAAATCGATCATTATCGAAGCCAGTCAGACGGCGTGCAAGCTGCTGGGTATGGAGAGACTGGACGTCATCAATAAACACGTGGATCAAGTATTTAGCGGCATCCCCGAACCGCATCGATTCATTAAAAAAGAACTTTTGGAAGGCGTAAAGCTGCAAAATGTCGCGACTTCCTGGACCAATGACAACCAACGCTATGAGCTGATTGTCGACGCAAATACACTTCAAGACGAGTCAGGGAAAACAGTAGGGGCGTTTATTCTTTTCAAAGACATAACAAACCTGCGATCCTTCGCCCAAAAGCTCGAACGGAATGAACGCTTGGCGATGATCGGGCAAATTGCTGCTGGTACAGCACACGAGATTCGCAATCCACTTACCTCGATCAAAGGATTTCTGCAAATGTTCCTCAAGTCATTCGCTGACAGTGGCATGGAGAGGGAGAAAACGTACACCGAAATCATGCTCACAGAAATTAATCGCATCAATTCTTTAGTGAGTGAATTCCTACTATTGAGCAAGCCGCGTAATATTCAATATTCCATGGTCGACTTAAATACCGTTTTTGAGGAAATTTTGCCGATTGTCGAGTCACAGGCGAATCTGTACGGAATTGATGTTCAGTTTGCCTCTCGTGGTAAGCTTCCGATGGTCGTCGGGGATAACGAGCTATTGAAGCAAGTGTTCATTAATATCTGCAAAAATGGAATAGAAGCAATGGGAGAGCAAGGGTCGCTTCGGATTTCCCATCATTTCGACCAGGATGGCGACAAAGTGAGTATCGATATCCACGATTCAGGTCCGGGCATCCCGCTTTACATTATTGATAAGATTTTCGATCCGTTTTTTACGACAAAAGAGGAAGGGACAGGGCTCGGATTGTCTGTCTGCCAAAAAATCATTCACGATATTGGCGGTCAAATCCGTGTCTCCTCCAAAGGGTTTGGGACGACCTTCCATATCATGCTGCCGTATTAGGAGTAGAAAGCGTCCCGCACAATTGTGAACGGGGCGTTTTTTAAGTGAGACATGTCCGTTCACTTTGTACGAACGGTGGCAATCGTGTATACTGAATAGGATATAGAAGAGGACTGTGCAGATGGGGAGTGTCATACGAACATGGCTTATACCGCGCTATACCGCGTATACCGACCGCAGACTTTTCAAGACGTAGTCGGACAAGAGCATGTTACGACAACCTTGCGTAATGCTTTACGCGAAAATAGGCTGTCCCATGCCTATTTATTCAACGGTCCCCGAGGTACGGGAAAAACAAGTGCAGCCAAAATTATGGCCAAAGCAGTGAACTGCGAGCAGCCCATAGATGGTGAGCCATGCAATCAATGCGATACGTGTAGAGCCATCTCCAACGGTTCTGTAACGGATGTGCTGGAAATCGACGCGGCATCCAACCGTGGTGTTGAAGAGATCCGCGACATTCGTGACAAAGTGAAATTTGCCCCGAGCGACGTCAGGTATAAAGTGTACATCATCGATGAGGTGCATATGCTGACGACAGAGGCATTTAACGCTTTGTTAAAAACCCTCGAAGAGCCGCCGTCCCACGTCATTTTTATTTTGGCGACGACAGAGCCGCACAAGCTGCCAGCGACGATTATCTCTCGTTGCCAGCGCTTTGATTTTCACCGAATTCCACTGAGAGTGATGGTCGATCTTTTGCAAAGGATTTGCCAATCACAAGGGGTGCAGGTGGAGGAGCAGGCCCTGCAGCTCGTAGCGAAGATGGCTGAAGGTGGAGCCCGTGATGCTCTTAGCTTGTTGGACCAAGCGATTAGCTATAGCAAGGACGAGGTTCGTGCTAGTGATATTATGCAGATTACGGGCACAGTTGCCCAATCTTACTTTTCCGTGCTTGCGCGACATATTGCCGAAAATGATATTGCGCAGGTTATGGAGCAATTTGATAAAGTCATGGTGCAAGGGAAGGACCCGGAGCAGTTCCTGCACGATTTCCTCTACTATTACCGCGATATGCTGTTATTGAAGACAGCGCCGCAGCTAGAAGAGATTGTCGAGCGGACCATGATTGATGAACAGTTTGCAGAGGTTGCAAAGCTGTACTCGTTTCCAGTGCTTTACGCAGCGATTGAGACCTGCAATCAGGCTTTGTCGCAATTAAAATGGTCGACCTACGCAAGAGTGCTGGTTGAACTGACTCTCGTCAAAATGTGTCAGCCTAATGCAAATGCGACGGAATCTATGGGAGCCTCACCCGTTAACAGCGAGGAACTGACCGCCATGTCCAATCGTATCCGCGTTTTGGAAGAGCGTTTGGTTCAAGTGATGCAAGGTCAGGTGAGCATTCCCGGACAGCAAAAGGCCGAGGAAACACGCAAGAACGAGCCAAGGCGCATAGCTGCGGCTTCTGGTGGTTCACGAACCCCGATGAATAGAGTCAGGGAAGTCGCGAAGGCCATGGATGAGAATTTGACGAGACAGGTGCGCGGGCAGTGGAGTCAAATTTTGACCGAACTGAAAAAGATCAAGATCCAGTACCAGGCTTGGCTAGTCAATGGTCAACCGGTAGCTGCCGGCAATGAAGCTGTTGTCGTAACCTTCAACAGTGCCATCCATTGCGATAAGACGATGGAGGCAGAGCTTCGGAGCGTGATCGAGCGCGTTATGTCTACGGTGTTGGGCAGGCCCTTGCAGCTCTTGTCTGTTATGGAGGAAGAGTGGCAAAGTGTAGACCAGCAGGTTGGTCAAAAAGACGCTTCTGATGAGCCGGAAGAGGACCCGTTTTTGGCGGAAGCCATCAAGCTCGTCGGAGAAGGTCTTGTTGAAGTCAAAGACTAAATCATACACTCATAACTATTTAGGGAGGATACCTCAATGAAAAACATGCAGCAAATGCAACAAATGATGAAGCAAGTGAAAAAAATGCAGGAAGAAATGCAAAAAGCGCAAGAAGGCTTGAAAGAAAGAATCGTGGAAGGCTCTGCTGGTGGCGGTGCTATCACTGTGAAAATCGATGGACATAAGCAAATCAAAGACATCGTGATCAAGCCAGAGGTAGTAGACCCTGAAGATGTAGAAATGCTGCAAGACCTGGTGCTCACTGCTGTGAACGATGCACTGCGCAAAGCAGATGAAATGGTAGGCAAGGAAATGGGCAAATTTACTGGAGGCATGAACATCCCAGGCCTGTTCTAAAAATTGGGCAGGAAAAGAGGAGTAGGCGATGTTTTATCCAGAACCGGTCTCAAAGCTCATTGATGGTTTTATGAAATTGCCCGGCATCGGTCCCAAAACGGCTGGGCGGCTTGCCTTTTTTGTGCTCAATATGAAAGAGGACGACGTGCTTGATCTGGCAAAAGCATTGGTCAATGCCAAGCGCCAGCTTCATTACTGCTCGGTCTGCAACAATATTACCGATCTCGATCCATGTCATATTTGTCGGGACAAACGTCGTGACGGCTCGATCATCTGTGTGGTGCAAGAGCCGCGAGACGTGGTAGCAATGGAGAAGACGAGAGAGTTTGAAGGGTATTATCACGTTTTGCACGGGGCGATTTCTCCTATGGATGGGATCGGCCCGGAAGATATTCGCATTCCTGACCTGTTGAAGCGCCTCGGTGACGAGCAGGTGAAGGAAGTCATTTTGGCGACCAATCCGAATATCGAAGGGGAAGCGACAGCGATGTACATTTCCCGGCTGATTAAGCCTTTTGGCATTCGCGTGACGCGTATCGCGCACGGCTTGCCAGTCGGGGGAGATTTGGAGTACGCCGATGAAGTTACGCTAACCAAAGCATTGGAAGGCAGGCGCGACCTGTAAAGGAAATTTAAAAAGTTCTCCTTCTTCAGGTTCTCACCACTTTCTCGGTGCTGAAAGGACGACTTTTTAAATATCATCCGTACGATAAAGATAGAAAAGAAGACGGGGGCTGCCTGTCTTTTTTTCGTTTCGAGAGGTGGGTGCAGTATGCCGGTTATTCGTATGGAGTTTTTGATAGATGCTCCGCGACAGGTCTGCTTCGATGCTGCCAGAAGCATTGATTTGCATATGGAATCGACCGCCAGCACGAGGGAGAGAGCGATTGGAGGAGTTACGAGCGGACTGATAAACCTGGGGGAGACGGTTACTTGGGAAGCCATTCACTTCGGTATCAAGCAAAATTTGACGGTGAAAATCACAGAGATGGAGGAACCGCGCTATTTCGTGGATGAGATGGTTTCTGGTGCATTCAAACGGTTTCATCACACGCATGAGTTCATTCCGATAACGGACAATCAGACGAGAATGATCGATATATTTGACTACACATCTCCGCTGGGTATCTTGGGGAAGCTCGCGGATTGGTTGTTCTTGAAGGTGTATATGACGCGGTTTTTGCGGACGCGCAATGAATATCTCAAGCAAGTAGCAGAAGCACAGATAAAAGCTTTGCAATCCGGATAGAAATGCCGGACTTTTTTGAATGGACGAGACATACAGTGAAATAGGAGCGTGAGGAGATGCTGACAGGACAAGGACTGTCGCTTGTGAGTGGGATACGGCGACAAAAGTCCACTCCATGGGCGATCATGCTGTTTATTGGGTATTGGCTCATGTTTGCTGCGGAGTTATCCATGATTCGTTTTCACAAGGGTGAAGACGGAAAATGGGTTGCTACCACTGTCGGGCAACCGGAGGTATGGCTAGGATTACTTGCATTTGCAGTGACGGTATTCAGCTTCATTGCGACTGTTGGTTTCATTGTGAGCTTGCTCCGAGAAAGACGGCAGAAGACGTCATGGCTATGGCAATATGACGAGCTTACAGGGAATGATGTACTGCATATTGTGGCTTGGCTGCATGTGTTTCAAACAGGCGTACTGTTGTTGTATGGGTTTTTACTGGAAGGTACCTTCTTTTCCACCGGTACGATTGGAGGGATATTGGAATCAGCTATTTTCCAACTGTTCCTGTTGATTTTGATTCCGCTGTGGTTTCGTGGACGACTGGGGGAAATCGGCGTTCGCCGACCTGTACAACTAGGCCGGATGCTGTTGATGCTTGCTGCTCTGTTTCTTTTGATTGCACTGGTGCTAGATGTGGTGGTGACGAACCCGATTGCGGACTGGTTTGGACTGTCTCTGTCATCAGAGCGAGAGCAGCAGATCGAAAAAGAGATTGTGCAGGCCAAAGAAACGGATATTTTGGCGGCGCTCACCTCACTTCTGGTCATTGGCATATTGGTTCCGATTGCGGAGGAGATTTTGTTTCGTGGCGTGATTCAGACTTATCTGGTTCAGAGAATCGGGCCCATTATGGGTATCTTCCTGAGCAGTCTCTGGTTTGGGCTCCTGCATATGGATCTCGCTCTGTTTGCTCCGCTTTTTGTCATTGGGCTTTTACTCGGATTCGTTCGACATCGGTACCAATCGATCTGGGGAGCGGTTTTGTTGCATGCAGTTAACAACATGACAGGAGTACTTTACTACTTTCACTGAGGGGGGAAGCTTGCAGGTGAGTAGGTGGAGAAAAAAAGCGCGGTTCGTGGTGGAATGGAATGAGGCGAGTTTGGATATGGCAGTCAATCAGGCGCGAATGGATTGGCAGCATGCCCGCCATCTTGCGGAGATCAGTGAACCGGATGGCGGTTTGGATGATGTCATTTATTATTTGCATGTGACAGAAAAGCGGTATATGTATTTGCTCGCGCAAGCAAAGCGCGAGAGGAATCGCCAACAGGCATAGGAGGAAGAGCAGATGACTACAGGGTGGGTTATAGCACTGATTGTAGTTGGAATATTGCTGGTGATTGCCGCCAGCAAATCTGTCACGGGCCCGATCAGGTGGATTGGATTTGGGATCATGCAAGTCGTGATTGGCGCACTATTGCTGTTTTTCACCAATCTGGTTGGAGAGTTGGCTAACTTCCATATCCCGATCAACCCGGTGACGGCTCTGCTCGTCGGACTTCTCCGTTTGCCTGGATTGGCGGCGTTGATTGTCATCAAGCTATGGGTTATGTAAAGGTGTATCGATTCGGTTATCCATCGGTAAGCAAAAAAGCAACGCCGCGATCCTCGTATTTCACCCGGCTGCGACTTGGTTGACGAAAGGAAGCAAGGAGGGCGAGGAGGCGTGGCAGCGCAACGATCAATGTTCCGGTGATCAAGGTGAGCGCGTATCCTTTCGAAAGCCACACAAAAGCCCCGGCTGCTATCGCCATACTTCCCGCAATTACCGTGAGCTCACTGCCCCGATAGACAGATAGCGGGATGGGAAGTGGATAGCCAGCCCCCCACCATGGAGAGACGAGCATATCGGCAGTTGTCTTTGGCTTGTGGCCGCGCAGAAGGGCATACAGTCGAAATAAAACCAAATGACAGATCGGTATTACAGGTAGAATCGCTAACGTCACAATCAGCGTATAAGCCGGGACTTGTAGCATAAATGAGTGCAAAATAAGGGACAAGCCAATTAACAACAGTTGAAAAAGGTAGCCGACGAATCGCCAGCGAAAACGATAGAGCAGCTTGTAGCTATAGATCGTATGGGCGGCGGTTTCCTTCATGAAAAGTCACTTCCTTTTACAGCAGTCTGGATGAATGAAAGTCTGCGTTTCCATTATCGCACAGTCGCAAATCTTGAGAAAGCTCATACAAGGAATGAAACAAGCCGTTTGTCTAACATGACTGGATTGACGGCTTTTTGTTATGGGCAGGATAAAAGGAATGAATCGGTAGGGCGTGATGTGGAGGGAAGGAAAGCGTGAGGCTATGGGTCATTTCAGAGGAGGTCGTAACCAGATTCGGCAAGGAGCTCGGAGCATGTGGGATTGTGCTGTCTGATTACCAAACAGATTTCTCAGATGAAGTTGCCGATGGATTTCTACTGACAAAAGAGACTGAT is from Brevibacillus brevis and encodes:
- the recR gene encoding recombination mediator RecR, giving the protein MFYPEPVSKLIDGFMKLPGIGPKTAGRLAFFVLNMKEDDVLDLAKALVNAKRQLHYCSVCNNITDLDPCHICRDKRRDGSIICVVQEPRDVVAMEKTREFEGYYHVLHGAISPMDGIGPEDIRIPDLLKRLGDEQVKEVILATNPNIEGEATAMYISRLIKPFGIRVTRIAHGLPVGGDLEYADEVTLTKALEGRRDL
- a CDS encoding DUF2508 family protein, with product MSRWRKKARFVVEWNEASLDMAVNQARMDWQHARHLAEISEPDGGLDDVIYYLHVTEKRYMYLLAQAKRERNRQQA
- a CDS encoding CPBP family intramembrane glutamic endopeptidase, with amino-acid sequence MLTGQGLSLVSGIRRQKSTPWAIMLFIGYWLMFAAELSMIRFHKGEDGKWVATTVGQPEVWLGLLAFAVTVFSFIATVGFIVSLLRERRQKTSWLWQYDELTGNDVLHIVAWLHVFQTGVLLLYGFLLEGTFFSTGTIGGILESAIFQLFLLILIPLWFRGRLGEIGVRRPVQLGRMLLMLAALFLLIALVLDVVVTNPIADWFGLSLSSEREQQIEKEIVQAKETDILAALTSLLVIGILVPIAEEILFRGVIQTYLVQRIGPIMGIFLSSLWFGLLHMDLALFAPLFVIGLLLGFVRHRYQSIWGAVLLHAVNNMTGVLYYFH
- a CDS encoding HD-GYP domain-containing protein translates to MYLKWRDRLFSTFLLLILGPTILVCFLFFDQAKAAVFELYKTNMDANIGLVDERLLSLFQSIQKDTDELANRLAKRLTEEPSFVEGKKNGFRREWTSQEQVQNLFERFSRNQKVVGNIVYLGEDGRVFLLHEDKSWSADNQFMEREQWGTGENRVDFLTKREQEKRPRSFFLEKRLESSNPKATGLLLVEINLDKLTDWVRTYVVPKEYGMMVLSPSRTIMIHTDKAMIGNHVSTLPHYELVHRQWEQSNEKGLFSLLIQGKDIYVYRLVSEKSGGAYFEWLPREGINERLQQLNLIFCFTLFIVVLFACYVAHRLSKWIGEPIYSLVSATDSLLKGDFSIRVPIHGMKEITLLENKFNTMAEQMHALIIREREYSQQSLDQIVRSFYLAVEMKDPYTAGHTERVTHYALIIYDYLQQQEQLAVSRDDLRYAGLMHDIGKVAIPDHVLLKTGKLSPDEYECMKTHSIISGKIVEQIENLSHISLGVRHHHERWDGKGYPDQLKGEEIPLIGRILAVADTFDAMTSTRSYRKAMSAKEAYEEILRCQGTQFDPSIVSIFKKAFEDGAIQITQSADCKGRVSKDREIS
- a CDS encoding PAS domain-containing sensor histidine kinase; protein product: MSALSSLHLVGSSGRLQRFMHQLPTAVLLVNQAGSIVEVNEQLLRITGYSRDQLINKPISSLLPHRGSMEHLYEEYLRKEEEVGTKGEVELEWCDKQGRCRNTSVMIMAQQAEELLYMIHFPQLVKESDRLLSQRLLTKLTYDTSMGLFILDEKSIIIEASQTACKLLGMERLDVINKHVDQVFSGIPEPHRFIKKELLEGVKLQNVATSWTNDNQRYELIVDANTLQDESGKTVGAFILFKDITNLRSFAQKLERNERLAMIGQIAAGTAHEIRNPLTSIKGFLQMFLKSFADSGMEREKTYTEIMLTEINRINSLVSEFLLLSKPRNIQYSMVDLNTVFEEILPIVESQANLYGIDVQFASRGKLPMVVGDNELLKQVFINICKNGIEAMGEQGSLRISHHFDQDGDKVSIDIHDSGPGIPLYIIDKIFDPFFTTKEEGTGLGLSVCQKIIHDIGGQIRVSSKGFGTTFHIMLPY
- the dnaX gene encoding DNA polymerase III subunit gamma/tau — translated: MAYTALYRVYRPQTFQDVVGQEHVTTTLRNALRENRLSHAYLFNGPRGTGKTSAAKIMAKAVNCEQPIDGEPCNQCDTCRAISNGSVTDVLEIDAASNRGVEEIRDIRDKVKFAPSDVRYKVYIIDEVHMLTTEAFNALLKTLEEPPSHVIFILATTEPHKLPATIISRCQRFDFHRIPLRVMVDLLQRICQSQGVQVEEQALQLVAKMAEGGARDALSLLDQAISYSKDEVRASDIMQITGTVAQSYFSVLARHIAENDIAQVMEQFDKVMVQGKDPEQFLHDFLYYYRDMLLLKTAPQLEEIVERTMIDEQFAEVAKLYSFPVLYAAIETCNQALSQLKWSTYARVLVELTLVKMCQPNANATESMGASPVNSEELTAMSNRIRVLEERLVQVMQGQVSIPGQQKAEETRKNEPRRIAAASGGSRTPMNRVREVAKAMDENLTRQVRGQWSQILTELKKIKIQYQAWLVNGQPVAAGNEAVVVTFNSAIHCDKTMEAELRSVIERVMSTVLGRPLQLLSVMEEEWQSVDQQVGQKDASDEPEEDPFLAEAIKLVGEGLVEVKD
- a CDS encoding SRPBCC family protein, producing the protein MPVIRMEFLIDAPRQVCFDAARSIDLHMESTASTRERAIGGVTSGLINLGETVTWEAIHFGIKQNLTVKITEMEEPRYFVDEMVSGAFKRFHHTHEFIPITDNQTRMIDIFDYTSPLGILGKLADWLFLKVYMTRFLRTRNEYLKQVAEAQIKALQSG
- a CDS encoding YbaB/EbfC family nucleoid-associated protein, which translates into the protein MQQMQQMMKQVKKMQEEMQKAQEGLKERIVEGSAGGGAITVKIDGHKQIKDIVIKPEVVDPEDVEMLQDLVLTAVNDALRKADEMVGKEMGKFTGGMNIPGLF
- a CDS encoding EamA family transporter; this encodes MRYILLVFLGACSYGILSTIVKLAYKQGYSPAEVIGGQMFLGFVLTWIPALFFLRTKPPLRQLLLLVAVGLSVGSTGIMYYNALQYIPASIAIVLLFQFTWMGVLVEAVMTRRMPGKETIFSLLLLLTGTLLAGGIFESGGLAQFHILGVVFGLLSAVSFTLFILFSGKIAIAVNPWIRSSSMATGSFLLASLIYPPVFLFNGALLDGLFPYVFLLAFFGIFIPTVFFNYGMPHIGPGMGAILGAAELPMAVLSSYVILNESVSILQVSGVVIILLGIILPEWLRQRSIRRNKATS
- a CDS encoding pro-sigmaK processing inhibitor BofA family protein, with the protein product MTTGWVIALIVVGILLVIAASKSVTGPIRWIGFGIMQVVIGALLLFFTNLVGELANFHIPINPVTALLVGLLRLPGLAALIVIKLWVM